The genomic segment AGGCAGGAACTGACCCTACATCGGGGAAATTCTTCTATCGCATACAGTCATCTGATTTCCGCCAGTTTGAAGACGGATTGCGGAATGATCACACCATTGGCGAGTTTGAACGAGTTATTGAAACCAGAGACGAGAAGGCGATCTATAGCTTCGAGTATACAGACGAAGCGAAGATCATCTCACCAATTATTTCGACCGCGAATGGTATCATACTCGATATGAAGAACGACGGAAACGGTTGGATTCTAACAGTATGGATGCCCGACCGGACGAATCTGGCCCCTCTATGGGACTATGCAGAACAGAACGACATTGATATCGATTTACTGCGCGTGAACGAATACGCTAGTTTAGGGAATACGGACGCGGGATTGACCGATAGCCAACGAGAGGCACTCCTCGTCGCACTCGACACAGGGTATTTCGAAGACCCACGGAACGCAACTCTCAGCGAAGTCGCCGCTAATCTGGATATCTCTCAACCTGCAGCCAGTGGTCTCCTTCGACGTGGGACCAAACGACTCATCGTTTCTTCCCTGATGGATGACAGTGAAAAGCCAGATTGATCAACGGCGACTCGGTGCAGTGACGATATCACCCTGAGGGCACGATGTGTCTTTGTCAGTGTCCTAGGGTGAGTGTCGTGACCGAAACGCGCTCTGTATTCAGCAGAACTCCTGAAACCTATCACCTGTTGAAGGTTTCAACAAGGCCATCGATTTCTATTAGGGGGTTAATCTTATACTGAGAATATAACTTTATATCAACTGGAAATTGTATTTTAAATGATATGGCGGCGTAGGTATGGGTAGTCGGTCGGCCTTTCCACCCGATCGACACGAGTTAGGTCAATGCGGAGGAAGCTTTAGCACCTCCCTGCTCTTACTGGCGATGTTATCATAGCAGTAGAGGTGATACAGTTTCTTTATTTTGAATAACTCGTGGAATAGCTGTTACGTACAGCGCATCTACGTAACGTTTCGACCGATTCAGATTCACGGCCTACACTGAATAAAGAAACCGTGCTACTATCTACTGTTACACACTGGGGAAAGCCCAGCAGCACAGCGAGCTCGAAGAGAGCGAGCGAGCAGCCCGGAACCTCGAGGTGGGCGGGTGATCGTGGGAGGGCGGTGCTATGCGGTGCGGTCCTCCTCTGCTCGCCGCTCCACACCTACCTCATCTCACTACTTTCATCCGTCCCTCACTCAAACCGTACCGACTCCCTACCTTCTGTATGGTTTCCGGATCCAGGATCTCATCGAACTGCCCCATGCTCGTAGCTGTACTCGGATCGCTCGCCGAAGATTCTGCTGCAGCACCGCCACTTCCGAGTAGTACGATCGCGCACCCCTTGGCAATTCGTGGAACCGTTTCTGACACTCGAGACACGTGTACTCGAACTCTGCCCGAACGTTGTTCTGGTGCCCCTCGAGTTCACCCGCTTCGCTGTAGTGAAACTCCTCGTACACGAGTTTCTTCGAGACAAACTCCCGACCGTCACACCGCGGGCACTGCGTCATCATCAGCGGCTCATCTGACCCCTGCCTCGAGACAGTACCCGAACTCGTCGATGCAACCCCGGCCTGCTCACCCTCACTACCCCCCTCACCATTCTCGGCTGTACTCCCGGCTTCATCCGCTGTGGTATCAACCTGGTCTGCCTCCAATTCGTCTTCCTCGCCTGGCGCTGCTCCTTCTCCAACCCAGTCATCGAATTCATCGCTCAGGATCTGGTCGTCGTCCTCTGCGTCTTCCGTCTGGTGTTGATCTGTCCAGCTCATATCCCGCTCACCCCTCTCAGGTGGGTGAACAACACCGCCTCATGATCGCCCAGCCTGACGTCTTCTCCGCTGCTCTCCGTACACTACCATCACGATCGTCCAACCTCACGTCCTCCTAGCTGTTCTTCACTCACCACTGCCTCGAGCCCCATCTCACCGTCGTCGTCCTCGCCCACGGCCTCTATCCTCCCCTCGAGGAGAGTACCCACACTGTACCACCTCTCCCTATAGGTCCACTCTTTCTTCGAGCCCTCTCCATCCTCTCCGTCACGATCCAACTCCTAGCCCGTACGTTCTTCCCTCTCACCCTTCTCAGCTTCATCTCCCCTCCTCTGATCTACTCCACTCCCTTCACTCACTACTCCGTTCTCCAAACCTTCTCTCCTCCGTCCCCACGCCTCGAGCATCATCCTCCCTCCACTTCTCCCACTTTCCCTCCTCATCTCCACTGCTCCCTCCACGTCCACCACCGTTCTTCTTCTCCACTCCACTCACCACTGGTCGTTCTCCGTAATCGCTACTCACCCCCATTCTCATTCACTCTCCAACTACCACCTCGTTACTGCCTCACATTCCACCCGTTCCACACCCAACTCACCCCCACCATTCTCGAGCTACAATCAACCCTCCAAACCATACCCCCACATACTGATATATCCGCCTCTCCCTGCTCTCTGATCCCTCCACGTCTCGCTTCCCGTCGCGCACACCTCTGTTTCTGCACAAAGCCCCATTCCTTTGGACGGATTTCCTTTGTACAAGCGGTTTTTTATAACCCTAAATCTCTTTAGAACTCCGTCGCGCATATCTAAGGGCGTTTCAACGTGATTCATGAGCACCTATTTTCAGAAAACGGTCATCACGAGCCTGAGAAGGTGGTCTGTGGGAGATACGACCCATTCCACACCGATTCGAGTGGGATTGGCGTGAATCACGTTTTCGGGAGATTACCCGCATTTCGTACTCCGAATCGCTTGAGAGTGTCATTTTCAGCGGTTTCAGCCTCCAGATCGTGATTCACGGATATTATTCCTATGTGTAATGAATGATTTTAACACATAACTAGAAAGATATAGGTGGGGGATAAAAGGGCATACTTCCAATAAGTTGATTTCCTATGTGTCATAGTGAAATTATGACGGGTGAGAGGCACCCCAGATGACTCCACAAGTGAGTTAGAATCAGGATTTGTTCTGTGGATTAATAGGTAGTTGGTACTCAACCAGAGACCTAATTGTGGAAGGTGTTGATGTGATTATTGCTCGTGTCTATTTTGAGGTAAGGCCCTCAAACCGGGTGGGAGATTTCTCGAGCTGGTCGTACATTTCGTCGGGGAATGGAAGGCTCCCATAGATTGAGTAGGGGCACTGCTCTTGGCCGATGCAGTACCGTTGCATATCGTCGTTATCGCAGTTCATCGGCAGCGGTGTATTCCCTGTAGGGCCAATTCCTCGCTCGTCCCGCCGAGCTTCGTACTTGATCTGGTATTCAGAGATCTCTGGATCGTACCACGGCCACCGGCTGAACAGGTCTTTGAGTTCGTCGGTTACCTCATCGACGGATTTCTCGCGATACCGCGGGAGCCACATCACCATCCGAACGAGGTTGAAGAGGTCTTTTCGGACCGGTTTCTCCTCTTGGAGCCGCTCATCCATCGCTGCCAGACAGGGCAGCTCAAACAGGTCCTCGAGTTCCGTGATTTCGACCGGGCGCGATCCACCACCAGAGTGGCTAATGCGATACGAATTGACGCGATCACTCCGATCGATCGTCACTGATCGGTGCGACGCAGAATTAGCAAGCGTTTTGGCGACGCTACGGTGGTTGGACAGCTGGCTCAACTGAGTTCTTTCACCCTCGTTCTCTGGCTCATATACCTCGAGCGCGTCGGACAACTCTTGAGCAGTGTGAAACTCACCGACCTGAGTGTGTGGGGACGCTCGCACAGCATTTCGGAGCAGTCGGACGACTTGCTCGCCTCGATCCCAGTTTTTCCACACCTCCTCGTAACGACCGATGTCGAGCGCGTAGTCAGTTCGCTCGGTGATGGCTGTCTCATGCTCTCGGAGCCACTTGCGTTGTGGCTCGCCGAGTTCGCCCTCTTGAACTGCCTGTAACCGGCCAAAACACCTCTTGGCGTACGATCGATAGGTATCATGGAGATGATCGAGTGGGATGTAGAGATGGTTGTTCTTGACCTGTGTTCGAATCTCGCCCGTCTCATCGCTATTTGTAGCTTCGGTGGCTGACCGTGCGAGACACTTTCGAGAAGCAACCGCGGGGGCTGTTCACTATTCCAATGCTACCTCGGCGTTTTGCGGCGCACTGTTTCGATCTACGAATCCGATCGGCAATTCTCAACGGAGGTGATCGGGCGTACGTGACGGCTACCTCGAATGTGTTGAACCACTGCTGAGTCGAGTCTAAGCACGTCACGCAAGACCCCCGCCGAAATTCCGAGCCGGTTGCGTGTGGAGGAGGCGGTCTAAGTGCCCGCTCAGCAGTTCCTCGAAACGCAGTGCCACGAATTTGGCGGCTACTTCAATTTCGACGAGTACGGGCTGAAATCCGTACTACGCGCTCACTGGCTTTTGGAAAGAGCACGATTGGGTCGGCGGAGGTAAACCCTCGGCAGCCTTCGAGTTCGACGGCCAAGAGTGGGCCGCCCTTCTCAACTACGATGATCAGCCAATTCTCCCATGGTCTGATCTATCCTACAAGGTCGAGACGGCCTACCTCTATCGTGTCTACGTCGTCGGCATGGACGAGACGTACGACGAAAAGAACGCCAATGCCAGTCGGCGGGTGAAAGGTGGGACGTTCACTGTCTATCTCCGCTGGCCGGACATGAAAAAACGCGACGAGGAGACGGGCGCAATCAGCAAGGTCAACGGCTACATGGACCTTGGACGGTCGTATCTCACCGTTCGCGCCCAGGCGTCGAACGTCGATTTCGCGAAGTACCTCGATCTCACGGCCGAAGCGTTCGCCGCGTTCAGCGTTCCGAGACGGTACTTCGCGGATCCACACGAATCGAGCAACGTCAACGACGCAGCAGTGTACGTCCGACCAAAGCGAGACGTCTCCGGGCCGATCTACGTGGTGTATGGACCGATCGCACGAATTCACCAGCTGTTCGAGTCCGTTCGATTAGGCTACTGGAAGCACGTCGAGGACAACCGCGAGCGACCCGCCGACTAGGTGACGACGATGGTCGACTCCGAGCGCGCGGCGAAGCTCATCCCGGGCCACAAGATTGGGAAGGAGGTGAGGCACTACTACATGCGGAACCCCGACAACTATAATCCCGATCAGTTCGGGTGGCATCCCAAACTCGAGGTGTCGTTCCAGACCTCGATCACCGAGGACGGTCTCGTCGGCCCGTTCGAGGGTTCCACTCTTGAGGAACTCCTCGAGCAGTTGCGAGGGGAAGCGGCCTACGTCAACGTCCACACCGAACAGCAATCTGGTGGCGAAATCAGGGGTCAAATCGCCCCTGCCGATACTGTGACCGTCGAGTTCACCGAGCAAGTGGATGCAACCGTCGCAGCCGACGAAGCGCTGCGAGTCGAACCCCAGGTGACGCTGGACGTAATCGATGGGGAAACCCCTGACGGAGAGCCAGATTCTGATGCGGAGCCCGATGAAGAGCCGGACTCTGGTGAAGACGAGGAGTCGGAACCAGACGACCTAGATGAAGATGAGGCGGATCCAGGGGATTATTAAAGTTCAATCAATCCTACATCCCATTATCGGCAGAAGTAGAGGCTGATCACAATGACTGTCGTTAGTGATGTAACGTAACGCTATAAGGTACGAACACCATCCCGTAGAACCATCTCGCAAAGTAAATTGACGAAACCGACCAACTCATCGGCACCAGTCTCGGGACGGAGGCTCACGATATTATATCATAGTTCACGATAATGACTGCACAGAAGAACGTGAGACGGTCCCGGTTTCCCTCTTTGACCGGAATGGCGGCGCGTTCACGGAACTGTTGACCCGAAACCTGATCTGACCAGAGAGATAGCGGCGATCACATCGGTAACCCCAGCCGTCACAGAAATTTTATCACGTTCCATATCAACAATAATCTATCCTGTCCTCGGCTGGGTGATTAGCGGCTTCACCCTAATTTAAAGCAGCCGGTTACGCTGATATCGACCGCAAGAAAGCGTCTGGGTGTGTAAACCTTTCTGTGATGGCCACCATCGGTGACCCAGGAAAAGACGGACCGTCGTGAGATTCCTGGCAGGAAGACGGTAGATGGCTACCGCCCTACCGGCGGGAGAGACGACGATCACTCACTATCGTCGGTCGTCGATAGTCTCGATCAACCAGATTGCCTCGCCGGAGTGCCAGACCGCTGTTTCCGATCTGGGATCGGGTCATCGGCAGGGTATACGTGACGTGAGCGAATCGCTTCGAATCCGAAGATCGGTGAGGCTCCCCGAGTGGGGCAGTTCAGCCCTCCGCGCGAGTGAAGGGGAACGTCCCGATCGCGACAGCGCCAATAGCGAGCAGTATGCCCACGATGGCGGTGCTACCCAGGAATCCATCGGCGGAGGCTGCACTGGATTGCTCGGCTTCGGTGACATCGATCGTCGCCGATGCGGTGTCTGACTGCCCGGCCGCATCGACGGCCGTGACGGTCACTTCGTGCGTTTCCGCGTTCTCGAAGGTATAGCTCAGTTTGGGCGAGGTGGTCGTCTCGTCGGCCGTGCCGTCACTGTTCAGATCCCACTCGTACGACTCGATACCGTGGTCGTCGGTCGGATCACTGGCGTCAAGCTGAACCTCCGTTTCCGCTTCGGCGGAATCGGGAGCCGAGAGATCGGCTGTCGGTGGCGTCGTCACGGGGACGAGAGCGGTTCTTGAACTCCGCTCTCCGTTGTCGTCGATAACGATGAGCGTCGCCGTGTGCGGCCCGACCTCTTCGAAGGAGTGTGTCGTCTTCACGTCGTGGCATGTATCCTTCTCATCGAACTTCCAGCAGACGTTGGCCACGTCGTTGCGCTCGCTGATCGCGGTCGCGTCGACCGTGAAGGATTCGCCCGGAGCCACGCCGTTTGGTATCTATGCCTCCTCGAGGACGGCGTTGTCGATGACAGCTTGCTCTGTCATCATCTGCGGCGACACTGATGGAGTATCGCTCAGCGCCATCGCCGGCCCCATTCCTACTGTCAGCCCCACTGTGATCAGCAGGACCAATGTGCCAATCCGTGCAAACCGTCGGTATGATGTTAACATTGTTATTGTCCTTGTGAAGGGGTGACAGAGTCAGATATCGAGGTCTATTTTCCTATCGGCGTCATTCAGCGTGAGTGTCCCTGTTGGTTCCTTCTGGCCAAAGAAGACGTACCGATTATCGGCGTCGGTGTCAATACTCACCAATCCGTCGGTAATCTCGACGTTAACCCCGGCTCGGTCGCCGAAGTGACCGAGGATCTGAGCGTCCGCGTCGAGCAGATCAGTGATCTCCCGGTTGTCGACCGATCCGTAGAACAGGTACGCTGCTCCAGCGCCGATATCAGCGGCGTCACTATCGGGGACGCCGATCAGCAGGTCCTGTGTCCCATCACCGGTCGCGTCGCCGCGTGCGACGGTCCAGCCCGGTCGGTCCTCCGGGCGGAGCTGCAGCTCCCTGGCTCTGTCAGGCAGTGGGTGGAGATGTCGCCGGCCATGCTTCCGTCTCCTCTGCGCTCCTTTCTTCTTTTTCTTCGTCGGCTTCGCGCTTTCTTTCTTCAGAACGCCCTTCTTCGGTTGGTCATGGACGCGGAAGATCCCCCAAGCACCGGACTCGAGGCGCCGGCGTTGTTTCGTCTCCTGGTAGAGGAAGTCGCCGGTGCTCTCGGCAAGGCCGCCGGCACCGCCAAAAGGCACGACTTCGCCGGATTTTGCGACGATGAATCGATCATCGACACCGATCTCTTTGGAGACGTCGATGTTCCGGAACCGGTTCCACTGGTGATCCGAGAGGTGGAACGACAATCCGCGCGCTTTGTCTGCGACTTGGTTCACGTGGAAGTGAACATGATCGCCGAGGAAGGCTTCGAAGAGCGGCGTGTTCGGATCGCCGTGAGTGTCGGAGTCGTACACACGGCGCTGCTCATCGCTTGCCCGTTCGAACCGCCGGATGAACGGCTCGGATCGGTAGTTGATCCCCAGGAAGCCTTGGTCCTCGCGGTCGCCGATCTGCGGACATGGCGCGTCCGGGTTCTCCGTGTCGGGACCGGGCGGGACGACACAGTCGTCGGGATCGTCGCGGTTGATGATATGCTGGCCATCGGCGAACGCCATCGCAAACCCGCGCATATCAGGTTCACCTGGCGTTTTCACGATAGCCTGAGTGCTGATCCCCTGCGTTAGCGGTTCGCCGGTGAATGGATCGATGAACTCGCTTCCCGGCGGGTGGACCAACATCTGACCGTAGGCGCCGTGGTGGCGGGTACTCCGAACGTCGGCGTAATCCCACAGGACGATACCGACGGTCGGATCGTCGACGAGCCACCGATACGTGATCGTCTCGCCCAGGCCAATCGTCTGGTCCCAGTTGAACCCGACCGCCGTTCCGTCCGATCCGAGGACGTTGTACTCCGTGTGAGTCGAGTGGAGTGAGACTCGCTCGGATCGCTCCCACTCCTCGTCGCCCCGCGGCGTCCGCATCTGCGGATGCGGGTGATCGTTGTCGAGTTCGTCCGGGTCGAGACGGTTCGTGAGGTTGATCTGGATGCAGTCGCCCTCGTTCACCCACAGCGAGAGCGGCGTCGGCTTGCGCTTGCCTTTCTGGATCTTTTTGGCGTGCTTGTCCAGCGCGAACACGGTACCGAAGGGATCGTGGTCGCCGTAGTCGTTGTACTCGATTGGCGTCTGCAACGCGGAGACGTCGAACTCCCGGACGGGCGCGTCGGCTGGACACGGATCGCCCGGACTCGGTGGCTGCGGCGGCGGGTTGCCGTCGATGCTCGGGTTCTGGCGGGCGTCCTTGTCCGGCGGGAAGCGCCTATCATCATCGTCCGCGTACAGGAGCTTGGCTTTGTGGCCAATCTCGGACCAGTCGAAGTCGCTGAACGGCGCCGGATGGCCCATCTTCACTAGTTCTTTCTTGCTGATCTTGCCCTCGGGCGCGCTCTGATCGGGCAGCGGGTGGAGGTGATCGACCTCGGCGCCGAACACCCGGTGGATGCCCCACATGCCGTCCCAGAGGTCGTCGACAACCGGCGAGCCGTAGAGATAGTCTTTGATCGGAAGTCCTGCGGGATTCTCGGTCAATGGCTCTCCGACGAAGCGCTCGTGTCCGTGTTTCTCCTTCTCGCGGTGTTCGCGCTGGTGACCCTCGGTCCCGTCGGCATGATCTTCGGGTAGGATGTCGAACGTGAACGCCTCGGAGGTGCCGACAACCTGCGACACCGACTCCTCGGGTGAGAGACCCTCGGGTTCGATGTGGCGGCCGTTGACGTGGAGCGCGTGTTGTTCCTCGTAGGCACCCTGCCAGAGCCGAATCCGGACTGGATCGTCTTCGTACGCTTCCAGTAACGGCGTGGAGGGATCGCCGTGAACGAACGAGGAGTGGACGTATGCAGGGTCCTCGTCGTCGCGGATGTAGTAAGGAGTATTACGGTAGTTGATCGCCATCACGCCGGCGTTCTCATTGTGCTCTTCCTCGGGGTTGATGAACGCGTCGTTTTCCGGATCGTCGGGCGCTTTGTCGACGCCTCGCTCGACGAGCTGGGCGAAGTCGTGGTAGGCGAGCGCGAACTCCCGGAAGTCATCGCCATTGGGGTTCTCGATGATCGCCTGCGTGCCGCTACGGATCGGATTGCCCGTGTGGGGGTCGAGCCACTCCGATTCCGGCGGCTCAACAACGAGCGCGCAGAACGTGCCGTTCATCACGTCGTCGACGCCCGTGATGTGGTCGTGGAAGAAGATCGTCCCCTCCTCGTCAGCGAGCCAGCGGTAGGGGATCGCTCTCTCATCGCCTGGTCGGGCCTCCTGGCGGTAGTTGAATCCATTCGGGAAGCCGTCGGAACCGAGCACGTCGTAGGAGACGAAGTGGATGTGGTTGCCCTTGCCGCCCTCGGTTTCGTTTCGCAGGTTGACTTGAACGCAGTCGCCGACGTTGGCGCGGATCACAAGCGGTTCGGGATTCAGCTTCCCCTTTCGGATGAGTTCCGCGTCCTCGATGGGTTCCTCGAGGGTGACCTTGCCTGTGTCAGGGTCGATCTCGCGGTATCCCTCAAGCGCGAACACTAGTCCCTCCGGATCATGGTGACCATCGTCGTTGTAGACGATGTCCGCGGGGAGAGCGACGATGTCGTACTCGCGTACAATCCCCTCGATGGCGAGGTCCGGACCCTCGAAGCCCGGCACGTCGATGTCGGGGTTGCATGGGTCGGTATACGGCGCGCCCGGGAGGATATCGTCACCGAGCGCCTGTTCTTCCTCGGGCGTGGGATTGCGGAACCCATCTAATCCCGCCGCACCGTACGGTGGGAACGGTGGAACTTCGCCGAACTCCCCGGGGATGAAGTCCGGAAACCCGGGTACGTCCGAATCCGCGGGGATCGGCGGGTCGTTGTCTGGAAGCTGGACGAGTTCGTCCTGCTCTTTGTCGAGGACGCGCAACATCCCCCACATTCCCTCGGCATAGTGGGGGAACAGGTGACAGTGGAACAACATATCTCCGGTACTACCGTGCGCGCCGCCGGCGCCGACCTGGAACGCGTCGTCGAAGGTCATCTCCGGACGGACCGATTCGAAGTCATCGATCGCGGCGGTCGATCCCCCGAAGGCCGGGACGAGTGGCACCTCGTATACCGCACCCAGGCCGATCGTCTGAGAGTCGATCGTGTCGGACTCTTGGATTGCGGGGATCTCCTTCCAGCGGTGGTTGTGGAGGTGGTGGACGTGGTTCTCCTCGAGGGACGCGCCGATCGCGCTGAACTTAACCGGGTCGCCGGTGTACATCGGGTAGACGTTGTCGCCGCCGCCGGGATCGCCGTGGATCCAGGAGCTGTAGAATGCCCCCTCGAGGTTCGCGAGTTCGGGGTCGTCGGACTCAATCGCGGGAATTCGATTGCCGGTCGGATCGGCCCGGTAGTTGATCGCATGGACCGTCTGCGGCTCGTCACTGTTCGGCCACGTGAGCTGTTCGCCGTCGGCAGTCACAACGCCCTCGGGCGTGTGATAGTAGAGTTGGACTTGTCGGAAGCTCACCCCGGGGACGAACCCGCGTTCAATGGCCGCCTCGGGAACGTCTTCGGGGACGTGGATGTCCGCCTGGACGCGACCCTGGCGTTCTTCTCCCGTGTACGGGTCGGTCCACGTCGTCCCCTGTGGGAAGATGGACACCGATCCGAACAATCCGCGCGAGAGCAGGTTGGCTTCCTGCGGCGGTTCGTTGGCGCTGTCGACTGCTTGATTGGCGCCGTCGAGGAAGAAGTGCGTTCCTAAGTGCTCGGCTGACCAGCGATACGTGATGGATTCACCGGGATCAACGGTCGTATCAGGATTGAAGCCGACATCCATTCCGTCGCTGGTCTCCACGTCATAGGGAAGCGCCGTCTGGTGGATCGACGCGGGTCGATCGAGGTCGTTGTGGAACTCGATCTCGATGATGTCACCCTGATTTGCTCGAAGTGTGAGCGGCTGGAGAACCTTCGTGTCAACATCATCGGCGCGCCGATTCGCGGGAATATCATCACAGAACGGCGATTCCAGATCGATAACATTGTTTTCGCATGGGACCTTTCCGGAGGTGGCGCGCACTTCGTCCAGATCTTCCTCAAGAGCGTAGATGGCAGCGTTGGGCTGGTGGAGCCCGTAGCGATTGTACACGAGGTCGACCTCGAGCGCGTGAACCGTGAATTTGCGAACTTGACCGTCGGCCGCCGGTTCATCAGGAACGGCTTTCTCGCCCGCTCCCGTCATTTGACCGATTCCGGAACTGGCGAGTAGCATTCCGGCAGAGACAGCACCCCCTTTCATAAAACCACGACGAGTGGGATCTTCATCTTTTGGTTCA from the Natronococcus sp. AD-5 genome contains:
- a CDS encoding CHRD domain-containing protein; this translates as MSFQTSITEDGLVGPFEGSTLEELLEQLRGEAAYVNVHTEQQSGGEIRGQIAPADTVTVEFTEQVDATVAADEALRVEPQVTLDVIDGETPDGEPDSDAEPDEEPDSGEDEESEPDDLDEDEADPGDY
- a CDS encoding multicopper oxidase domain-containing protein, coding for MPANRRADDVDTKVLQPLTLRANQGDIIEIEFHNDLDRPASIHQTALPYDVETSDGMDVGFNPDTTVDPGESITYRWSAEHLGTHFFLDGANQAVDSANEPPQEANLLSRGLFGSVSIFPQGTTWTDPYTGEERQGRVQADIHVPEDVPEAAIERGFVPGVSFRQVQLYYHTPEGVVTADGEQLTWPNSDEPQTVHAINYRADPTGNRIPAIESDDPELANLEGAFYSSWIHGDPGGGDNVYPMYTGDPVKFSAIGASLEENHVHHLHNHRWKEIPAIQESDTIDSQTIGLGAVYEVPLVPAFGGSTAAIDDFESVRPEMTFDDAFQVGAGGAHGSTGDMLFHCHLFPHYAEGMWGMLRVLDKEQDELVQLPDNDPPIPADSDVPGFPDFIPGEFGEVPPFPPYGAAGLDGFRNPTPEEEQALGDDILPGAPYTDPCNPDIDVPGFEGPDLAIEGIVREYDIVALPADIVYNDDGHHDPEGLVFALEGYREIDPDTGKVTLEEPIEDAELIRKGKLNPEPLVIRANVGDCVQVNLRNETEGGKGNHIHFVSYDVLGSDGFPNGFNYRQEARPGDERAIPYRWLADEEGTIFFHDHITGVDDVMNGTFCALVVEPPESEWLDPHTGNPIRSGTQAIIENPNGDDFREFALAYHDFAQLVERGVDKAPDDPENDAFINPEEEHNENAGVMAINYRNTPYYIRDDEDPAYVHSSFVHGDPSTPLLEAYEDDPVRIRLWQGAYEEQHALHVNGRHIEPEGLSPEESVSQVVGTSEAFTFDILPEDHADGTEGHQREHREKEKHGHERFVGEPLTENPAGLPIKDYLYGSPVVDDLWDGMWGIHRVFGAEVDHLHPLPDQSAPEGKISKKELVKMGHPAPFSDFDWSEIGHKAKLLYADDDDRRFPPDKDARQNPSIDGNPPPQPPSPGDPCPADAPVREFDVSALQTPIEYNDYGDHDPFGTVFALDKHAKKIQKGKRKPTPLSLWVNEGDCIQINLTNRLDPDELDNDHPHPQMRTPRGDEEWERSERVSLHSTHTEYNVLGSDGTAVGFNWDQTIGLGETITYRWLVDDPTVGIVLWDYADVRSTRHHGAYGQMLVHPPGSEFIDPFTGEPLTQGISTQAIVKTPGEPDMRGFAMAFADGQHIINRDDPDDCVVPPGPDTENPDAPCPQIGDREDQGFLGINYRSEPFIRRFERASDEQRRVYDSDTHGDPNTPLFEAFLGDHVHFHVNQVADKARGLSFHLSDHQWNRFRNIDVSKEIGVDDRFIVAKSGEVVPFGGAGGLAESTGDFLYQETKQRRRLESGAWGIFRVHDQPKKGVLKKESAKPTKKKKKGAQRRRKHGRRHLHPLPDRARELQLRPEDRPGWTVARGDATGDGTQDLLIGVPDSDAADIGAGAAYLFYGSVDNREITDLLDADAQILGHFGDRAGVNVEITDGLVSIDTDADNRYVFFGQKEPTGTLTLNDADRKIDLDI
- a CDS encoding PKD domain-containing protein, which produces MAPGESFTVDATAISERNDVANVCWKFDEKDTCHDVKTTHSFEEVGPHTATLIVIDDNGERSSRTALVPVTTPPTADLSAPDSAEAETEVQLDASDPTDDHGIESYEWDLNSDGTADETTTSPKLSYTFENAETHEVTVTAVDAAGQSDTASATIDVTEAEQSSAASADGFLGSTAIVGILLAIGAVAIGTFPFTRAEG
- a CDS encoding helix-turn-helix domain-containing protein; the protein is MTDIKTVVRVEHPDIVLTKTVTQDQSSKVESVLEAGTDPTSGKFFYRIQSSDFRQFEDGLRNDHTIGEFERVIETRDEKAIYSFEYTDEAKIISPIISTANGIILDMKNDGNGWILTVWMPDRTNLAPLWDYAEQNDIDIDLLRVNEYASLGNTDAGLTDSQREALLVALDTGYFEDPRNATLSEVAANLDISQPAASGLLRRGTKRLIVSSLMDDSEKPD